The candidate division KSB1 bacterium genome has a window encoding:
- a CDS encoding glycoside hydrolase family 31 protein, which produces MGRALRTWALWLLFPSLATAGYRSLGEVKGSSWQDNRLTLDCGGPQVQITVLASDLVRVRLGPAGEFGPDFSYALLGRDWPRLSCAVTEDETQIVLRTTELQVRIQRMPCRVTFCTAEGAELCRDLEAMGMAWDGPRVQCFKMLHPEEIFYGLGEKTGRLNKRGRSWVMWNTDHPGYDSATDPLYQSHPFFIAMRGGNAYGIFLDNSYRSTFRFGAGTSAFYSFGADGGELDYYFIWGPSLKKILTRYSELVGRMPLPPLWALGFQQCRWSYYPESEVRTLAQTFRNKGIPCDAIYLDIHYMDGYRCFTWDANRFPRPQQMLADLGALGFKVVVIIDPGIKVDPAYWVCAEGLAGDHFCRLPDGTLHVSQVWPGDCYFPDFTRPTTRQWWGSLYAGLIADGVSGFWNDMNEPGVWGGTFPDIVQHSHTGQLVDHLAVHNVYGLEMARGTYEGVRKLRPDKRPFVLTRAGFAGVQRYAAVWTGDNVANWEHLRLALTMCLGLGMSGVPFVGFDIGGFEGSPTPELFTRFLQLGILTPLCRNHTSYGTRDQEPWAFGDSFEEMNRRAIRLRYELLPYLYDVFREASLTGIPVMRPLVLEFQKDPATWELDDQFLVGDALLVAPVLSEGARMRWVYLPEGQWYDLATNQLHRGPVRVMVDAPLERVPLFVRAGTVIPMQEPVNFVGERPAAPLILGVYPGDRSSVDSLYEDAGDGFAYEQGEYALRLISLARDRQALRVALGPRRGTYQPPRSHVLLRVNGCARVPRQVTMQGQVLPHVDSMDRLQNVDRGWFYEAERMITWVKLPESPGEVNIELR; this is translated from the coding sequence ATGGGCAGGGCTTTGAGAACATGGGCACTTTGGCTACTCTTCCCCAGTCTTGCCACTGCCGGCTACCGCAGCTTAGGCGAGGTCAAGGGGAGCTCCTGGCAGGACAATCGCCTCACCCTTGACTGCGGTGGCCCGCAAGTACAAATCACCGTGCTTGCCTCTGACTTGGTGCGCGTGCGGCTGGGGCCTGCTGGGGAATTTGGCCCCGATTTTTCCTACGCACTGCTGGGGCGTGACTGGCCGCGCCTCTCATGCGCGGTTACCGAGGACGAGACCCAGATCGTCCTGCGCACTACCGAGCTCCAGGTGCGCATCCAGCGGATGCCGTGCCGGGTGACTTTCTGCACGGCCGAGGGGGCGGAGCTGTGCCGCGACCTTGAGGCCATGGGCATGGCCTGGGATGGCCCGCGCGTACAGTGCTTCAAGATGTTGCATCCCGAGGAGATCTTTTATGGTCTGGGGGAGAAGACTGGACGCCTCAATAAGCGCGGCAGGTCATGGGTGATGTGGAACACCGACCACCCTGGCTATGACTCCGCTACCGACCCGCTTTACCAGTCGCATCCGTTTTTCATCGCCATGCGCGGCGGGAACGCCTACGGCATATTTCTCGACAACAGCTACCGCAGCACGTTCAGGTTCGGCGCCGGAACCTCGGCCTTCTACTCGTTCGGCGCAGACGGAGGCGAGCTGGATTACTACTTCATCTGGGGCCCCAGTCTGAAGAAGATACTCACCCGCTACAGCGAGTTAGTGGGGCGCATGCCACTTCCTCCGCTGTGGGCGCTGGGCTTCCAGCAGTGCCGCTGGAGCTACTACCCGGAATCGGAGGTGCGCACCCTCGCCCAGACCTTCCGGAACAAAGGGATCCCCTGCGATGCAATCTACCTGGATATCCACTACATGGACGGCTACCGTTGCTTCACTTGGGACGCGAACCGCTTTCCTCGGCCACAGCAGATGCTGGCGGATTTGGGCGCGCTCGGGTTCAAGGTGGTGGTCATCATTGACCCGGGCATCAAGGTCGACCCCGCCTATTGGGTGTGCGCCGAGGGGTTGGCCGGCGACCACTTCTGTCGGCTGCCGGATGGCACGCTGCACGTCAGCCAGGTGTGGCCAGGGGACTGCTACTTTCCGGACTTTACCAGGCCCACGACTCGACAGTGGTGGGGCAGCCTCTATGCGGGTCTCATCGCCGACGGTGTGTCCGGCTTCTGGAACGACATGAATGAACCTGGCGTCTGGGGCGGCACATTCCCGGACATCGTCCAGCACTCCCACACCGGCCAGCTTGTCGACCATTTGGCAGTCCACAATGTCTACGGGCTGGAGATGGCCCGCGGCACTTACGAGGGTGTGCGGAAGTTGCGGCCGGACAAGCGTCCCTTCGTCCTCACGCGCGCTGGCTTCGCCGGAGTGCAACGGTATGCCGCAGTCTGGACTGGCGACAACGTGGCCAACTGGGAACACCTGCGGTTAGCGCTCACCATGTGCCTGGGCCTCGGCATGTCGGGCGTGCCGTTCGTGGGGTTTGACATCGGCGGCTTCGAGGGGAGCCCCACACCGGAGCTCTTCACCCGCTTTCTCCAGCTTGGCATCCTCACGCCCCTCTGCCGCAACCATACCTCCTATGGCACCCGCGACCAGGAGCCTTGGGCGTTTGGCGACAGCTTCGAGGAGATGAACCGGCGCGCCATCCGCCTGCGCTATGAGCTCTTGCCCTATCTGTACGACGTTTTTCGCGAGGCCTCCCTCACCGGCATTCCGGTAATGCGCCCGTTGGTACTGGAGTTCCAGAAAGACCCGGCCACATGGGAGCTCGACGACCAGTTCTTGGTAGGCGACGCACTCCTGGTCGCTCCCGTGCTCAGCGAAGGGGCGCGCATGCGGTGGGTCTACCTGCCGGAAGGGCAGTGGTACGACCTGGCCACCAACCAGCTCCATCGCGGGCCGGTCAGGGTCATGGTGGATGCGCCACTGGAGCGCGTGCCGCTCTTTGTCCGCGCCGGCACGGTGATCCCCATGCAGGAGCCCGTGAATTTCGTGGGCGAGCGGCCGGCCGCGCCGCTCATCTTGGGCGTTTATCCGGGCGACCGCTCATCTGTCGATTCGCTGTACGAGGATGCCGGGGACGGGTTTGCCTATGAACAGGGCGAGTATGCCCTGCGGCTGATTTCTCTCGCCAGGGATAGACAGGCGCTGCGCGTGGCATTGGGCCCCAGGCGGGGCACCTACCAGCCGCCGCGGAGCCATGTGCTGCTCAGAGTGAACGGCTGCGCACGAGTGCCGCGGCAGGTGACGATGCAGGGACAGGTCTTGCCGCACGTGGACAGCATGGACCGCCTGCAGAATGTGGACCGGGGCTGGTTCTACGAGGCAGAGCGGATGATCACCTGGGTCAAGCTGCCGGAGAGCCCAGGGGAAGTCAATATAGAGCTGCGATGA
- a CDS encoding amino acid permease produces MGIKAKLNAFDTTMIVVSLVIGIGIFRTPAMVAAATKSTGLFFAAWVLGGLISLIGALTFAEIGSRFPKPGAYYKVVAECHGSWLAFMLNWINVLFVNGVGAAAVATIGAEYLCPILLPAHSRTHLATQLSAAGLIVILFVINYLGIRTGAWVQDVLTVLKIVMIAAIVLAALRSGQQEGVAAAASGRTRPAWLALGTGLISVLYAYGGYQCTINFGADVKGSAATMPRGIFFGIAIIIACYLLLNAAYHRVLGIAGIAGADLVAAEVARRCFGELGHLFISLAIVLSALGFLNVTLMQIPRAYYAMAADGVLPAVFMRVNGRTQVQEFTLTFFVCTILLSIAFLGTFQRMVGYIMFLDCLTIAVVASTVFVLRRRGGGAGYRVPLYPVLPVLFVLSMLVVPAAVAITQPMTAVAGAGVCLLGYPVFVLLRRVVPRREWSQGQR; encoded by the coding sequence ATGGGTATCAAAGCGAAGCTGAACGCCTTCGACACCACCATGATCGTCGTCAGCCTGGTCATCGGCATTGGCATCTTCCGCACGCCGGCGATGGTGGCCGCCGCTACCAAGAGCACCGGCCTCTTCTTTGCCGCCTGGGTGTTGGGTGGGCTCATCAGCCTGATAGGGGCGCTCACCTTTGCCGAAATCGGCTCCCGCTTTCCCAAGCCTGGAGCCTACTACAAGGTGGTGGCGGAGTGCCACGGTTCGTGGCTGGCCTTCATGTTGAACTGGATCAACGTGCTCTTTGTCAATGGCGTGGGCGCCGCAGCCGTGGCCACCATCGGCGCCGAGTACCTCTGTCCCATTCTCCTGCCAGCTCACTCGCGTACGCACCTGGCCACACAGCTCAGCGCGGCAGGGCTCATTGTCATCTTGTTTGTGATCAACTACCTGGGCATCAGGACGGGCGCCTGGGTGCAGGACGTGCTGACGGTACTGAAGATCGTCATGATCGCGGCCATCGTCCTCGCAGCGCTGCGTTCTGGGCAGCAGGAAGGGGTGGCGGCGGCCGCCTCTGGGCGCACAAGGCCTGCTTGGCTCGCCCTGGGCACGGGGCTCATTTCGGTCCTCTACGCGTACGGCGGCTATCAATGCACCATCAACTTTGGCGCCGACGTGAAAGGCTCTGCGGCAACGATGCCCAGAGGGATCTTCTTTGGTATCGCTATCATCATCGCCTGCTACCTGCTCCTCAACGCTGCCTATCATCGTGTGCTGGGGATTGCTGGCATTGCTGGCGCCGACCTGGTCGCCGCCGAGGTGGCGCGGCGCTGCTTTGGCGAGCTCGGCCATCTGTTCATCTCGCTGGCCATTGTCCTTTCGGCGCTCGGTTTCCTCAACGTTACCCTGATGCAGATCCCGCGCGCCTACTATGCCATGGCCGCGGATGGAGTGCTGCCTGCGGTGTTCATGCGGGTGAACGGCAGGACGCAGGTGCAGGAGTTCACGCTGACCTTTTTCGTGTGCACGATTTTGCTCTCCATCGCTTTTCTGGGGACCTTCCAGCGGATGGTGGGCTACATCATGTTTCTGGACTGCCTGACCATCGCGGTGGTGGCCTCGACGGTCTTTGTGCTGCGCCGGCGAGGGGGCGGTGCAGGCTACAGGGTGCCATTGTACCCTGTGCTGCCTGTGCTGTTTGTACTGAGCATGCTGGTGGTGCCGGCGGCGGTGGCGATCACCCAGCCCATGACAGCGGTGGCGGGTGCAGGGGTGTGCCTGCTGGGCTATCCGGTGTTTGTCCTGTTGCGGCGGGTGGTGCCTCGGCGGGAGTGGTCCCAGGGGCAAAGGTAG
- the bfr gene encoding bacterioferritin, with protein sequence MKGDEKIIATLNARLAEELTAISQYMVHSEMNDDWGYQKLHEAIEKRAIEEMRHAEKLIGRILFLEGTPIVSKLHPMHIGAEVEKQHQNDWQAEKAAIDGYRESIKLAGEVGDFGTRELLESILKDEETHIDWIESQLEQIKQVGIQNYLADKIG encoded by the coding sequence ATGAAAGGCGACGAAAAAATCATTGCCACGCTCAACGCGCGGCTGGCTGAGGAGCTCACTGCCATCAGCCAGTACATGGTTCACTCGGAGATGAACGACGATTGGGGCTACCAGAAGCTCCATGAAGCCATCGAGAAGCGGGCCATCGAGGAGATGCGCCATGCGGAGAAGCTGATCGGCCGCATCCTTTTCTTGGAAGGCACCCCCATCGTCAGCAAGCTGCACCCCATGCACATCGGCGCAGAGGTGGAAAAGCAGCACCAGAACGACTGGCAGGCGGAGAAGGCGGCCATCGACGGCTACCGCGAGAGCATCAAGTTGGCAGGCGAGGTGGGCGACTTTGGGACACGCGAGCTCTTGGAGTCCATTCTCAAGGACGAGGAGACCCACATCGACTGGATCGAGAGCCAGCTCGAGCAGATCAAGCAAGTGGGCATCCAGAACTACCTGGCCGACAAGATCGGATGA